A segment of the Georgenia sp. M64 genome:
CCCGGCCGCCGCGGCGGCGGCGCCTCCCGCGACGGCGGCGAGGCGGTGGCCGACGGTGCTCAGCCGTCTCCCTCCCCGCGGTTGCCGCTGTTGCCCGGGTCCTCCGGGGGCTGGGCGGGCGGTTCCTCCGCCGGTGGCGGCTCCTCGGCCGGCGGGGGCTCGGGGGCCGGCGCCGGGGCGGGTGCGGGGGCCGGGCCCGCGCTCGGGACGATGACGACGCTGGAGCCGGGGCTCACCCGGGTTCCGGCGGCGGGGTTGGTCGCGGCGACCGCGCCCGCCTGCCAGTCGGAGAAGACCGCGCCGCCGACGACGGGCTGGAGCCCTGCCGCGGCCAGGATGGCCTGGGCGTCGGCGACGCTGCGGCCGACGACCTCCGGGACGCCGACCCGTTCGCCGAACAGGGCGGTCTCGCCCGCGGCGGGGAAGCCGACGTGCCCAGTACCGGCGAGCGCGCGGGCGGTGTAGGCCCCCCAGGTCCGGGCCGGGTAGGAACCGCCGAAGACGTACTGGTTGTACGTCCCGGCGATCACCGCGTCGAACATGGAGATGTTGCCCTCCTGGTGGCCCATCCACACCGCGGAGGCCAGCTGCGGGGCGTACCCGACGAACCACGCGGCCGAGTCGTCGTTCGCGGTCCCCGTCTTGCCGGCCACGGGGCGGCCGTCGGGCTGGACGGCGTTGCGGCCGGTCGAGCCACGCTCGTTCGTCACCACGCGCTGGAGGGCGTGGTTGACGCCGTTCACGATGTCCGGCTCGAGCGCCTGGCTGCAGGAGGCCTCCGGCGCGGGCATCTCGTTGCCCGCGCGGTCGGTCACCGAGGTGATCGCCACCGGTTCGCAGGAGACGCCGCCGGCCGCCAGGGTCGCGACCGCCTCGGCCATGCTCAGCGGGGTCACGTTGTTGGACCCGAGGACCGCCGAGGGGTTGGGCTGCAGCGGCTGGCCGTCGCCGCGCTCGACGCCCATGCGGGCGGCGTTGTCCAGCACGCCGCACAGGTCCATCTGGTTGGCCATCTCGACGAACGTGAGGTTGACCGACTGCCGGGTGGCCTCGAGCACGCTCATCCGGGGTCCGCCGACGCCCTCGAGGTTGTTCGGCTCGTAGTCGTCGGCGTAGGTGGGGTTGCACGAGATGTTCCACGACTCGCGCGGGTACATCCGCTTGTTGGAGACCACCTGGTCGTTGAGCGTGTGACCCGTCCGCAGCCACTCGATGAGCGTGAAGATCTTGAACGTCGAGCCGGACTGGAAGCCCACGCCGCCGCCCATCGAGCGTCCGACGTTGAGGTTGACCCTCGTCGCGGAGGGGTCCTCCTCCGTGGCCGAGCCGAAGTTCGTGTTCTGGGCCATCGCGAGGATCTTGCCCGTGCCGGGCTCCACCGAGGACAGCGCCATCTTGATGCCCGAGGCGTCGTTGATCGGCACCGACGCCGTGACGGACTCGAAGGCCGCCTGCTGCTTGCCCGGGTCGAGGGTCGTCTTGATGACGAGGCCGCCGCGGTAGAGCAGCTGGCGGCGCTCCTCCGCGCTGGCGCCCCAGGCGTCGTTCTGGAGCAGGTCCTTGACGACGTACTCGCAGAAGTAGGCGGCGTTCCCGGCCGCCGCGCACCCGTTGGGGGTGGCGGAGACGTTGAGCATCTCCTCGATCGGCAGCGCGACGGCGGCGTCGAACTCCTCCTGGGTGATGAAGCCCTGGTCACGCATCGTCGCCAGGACGGTGTCGCGTCGGATCTTGGCGCCCTCGGGGTTGCGTACGGGGTCGTGCCGCGCGGGGGACTGCGTGATGCCCGCGAGCATGGCCGACTCCGGGATCGTCAGCTCCGAGGCGTTCTTGGAGTAGTAGTAACGCGCGGCGGCCTGCACGCCGTACTGGGAGGGCCCGAACTGGGCGAGGTTGAGGTAGCCGGCGAGGATGTCGTCCTTGCTCACCTGCTGCTCGAGGCCGATGGCGAGGCGGGCCTCCTCGAGCTTGCGACCCAGCGTGGTCTCGGTCGCGGCGGCGATCGCCTCCGGGTCCTCGGCGACCTTGCCGGCCTCGATGAGGACGTTCTTGACGTACTGCTGGGTCAGGGTGGAGGCCCCCTCGAGCGGGCCGCCGGCGAGATTGTTCACCAGCGCGCGGAGCATTCCCTCGGGGTCGATGCCCTTGTGGTCGTAGAAACGGCGGTCCTCGATCGCGACGACGGCGTCGCGGACGTAGGGCGAGATCTCCTCGAGGGGCACCACGACACGGTTGTCGGCGTAGATGGTGGCCAGGACCGAGCCGTTGGCGTCGAGGATGACGCTCTGCTGCGACGGCTGGGGGATGGCGAGCTCGCTGGGGAGGTCGTCGAACAGGTCGGTGGTCGCCTGGCTCACCGAGCCCACCGCGCCGACGGCGGGCATGACGAGGGCCGCGGTGAGCAGGCCACCCGTGGCCGCGACGACGACGAAGGCGAGCAGCATGACCAACAGCTGCAGGGGACGGACGGCCCGGCCGGACGCGGAGGGGGTCGACGACATGCCTCCAGCGTACGTGGCGCCGGGCCCGGGGCGCCCCGGCAACGCTCCCGGGACGGCGTAAACACATCGTCGGCCGAAATTCAATCCCTCATCTGGGGGAGGAATTCAGGGCCGGATCCGGATAATTTACGGGCCAGAGGTCCCGGTTCGGTCACAGCCCTTCCGTGGGACTGTATCCAGGGATAACGTCAGGTCGAGACAAAATACCTGCCGCGGGTCGGCGGAGGGGGATTCTGTCCTTCGACGTAGGAGGTGCCATGAAGGTCGACGACGACCAGACCTGGGCGTCACGCGCGGCCTGCGCCGGCAGCGAGCCCGACGCGCTCTTCGTGCGCGGTGCCGCGCAGCGGGAGGTCCGAGAGCTGTGCTTCGCCTGCCCGGTGAGGATGGAGTGCCTCGCCGACGCGCTGAACTCCCAGACGACCTTCGGGGTCTGGGGCGGGCTCACCGAGCGTGAACGCCGGGCGCTGCTGCGCCGCTACCCCGAGGTCGCCGACTGGTCGAGCTGGCTCGAGCGCGAGGACGACGAGCTCATCGCCGAGCTGCGGGCGCAGCGGGCGCCTCGGATCATCGCCCGGATGCGCTCGCACACGGGCTGAGGAGGCACGTTTCGCCGTGGCTCCTAGGATGTCGGCATGACGACCTGGGAGTACGCGACGATCCCCCTGCTCATCCACAACACCAAGGCGATCCTCGACCAGTGGGGTGCGGACGGGTGGGAGCTCGTCCAGGTGGTGCCCGGCCCCGCCGGCTCCAACAACCTCGTGGCCTACCTCAAGCGCCCGGCGGGGGAGCGGTGAGCACCGGTGAGCGCCTCGCCGCCCTCGGCCTGACCCTGCCTCCCGTGGCCGCGCCCGTGGCGGCCTACGTCCCGGCCGTGCGCTACGGCGACCTCGTCCAGACCTCCGGCCAGCTCCCGCTCGTCGGCGGTGCGGTCACCGTCACCGGGAAGGTGGGCGCCGGCGTCTCCCCGGAGGAGGCGACGGCCGCGGCGCGCACGTGCGCGCTCAACGCCCTGGCCGCGGTCGCGGACCTCGTGGGCGACCTCGACGAGGTCGTGCGCGTCGTCAAGGTCACCGGCTTCGTCGCGTCCGACCCCTCGTTCACCGGTCAGCCGGGCGTCGTCAACGGCGCGTCGGAGCTCCTCGGCGAGGTCTTCGGGGACGCCGGGCGGCACGCCCGCTCCGCCGTCGGCGTGCCCGTGCTGCCCCTGGATGCCGCCGTCGAGGTCGAGCTGCTCGTCCAGGTCCGCTGACCCCTCGTGAGGTCCGCTGAGCCCTGGCGCTCAGCGGGCCCGGCGGCGCAGCCGGTCGACGTCGAGGAGCAGGACCGCGCGACCGTCCAGGCGGATCCACCCGCGCGAGACGAACTCCGCGAGCGACTTGTTGACCGTCTCGCGGGAAGCCCCGACGAGCTGGGCGAGCTCCTCCTGCGTGAGCTCGTGCGGCACGTAGAGGCCCTCGTCGGTGCGCTCGCCGAACCGGTCGGCCAGGTCCAGCAGCGCCTTGGCCACGCGTCCGGGCACGTCGGAGAAGACGAGGTCCGCGAGTGCGGTGTTGGTCCGGCGCAGCCGCTGGGCGAGGGCGCGGAGCATGTGCTTGGCCAGCTCGGGACGGGTGTCCAGGAAGGCCATGAGGTCCTTGTGCTGGAGCTCGAGCAGGTGCGTGGGGGCCACGGCCGTGGCCGTCGTCGAGCGCGGGCCCGGGTCGAAGAGGGTCAGCTCGCCCAGGATCTCGCCCGGGCCGAGGACGGCGAGCAGGTTCTCCCGGCCGTCGGGCGCGGTGTGGCCGAGCTTGACCTTGCCGTCGATGAGCACGTAGAGCCGGTCGCCCGGGTCGCCCTCGTTGAAGAGGATCTCGCCACGGCGCAGGGAGGTCTCGGTCATGACGGAGCGCAGCTCGGACTGGTCCTGCTCGGCGAGCGCCTCGAACAGGGGTACTGAGCCGATCACGTTCTCTTCCACGGTGGTCCCTTCCGGCGAGTCCGTGCGGCGTCGGCCGCGACGTGACCATCCTGCCACCGCAGGTCACGGCAGGCACGGACACCGGCCGACGGGCGCGCCGTAGGCTGCCCGCATGGATGCAGCGCCTGCCGTCCCGGCCCGCCGGGCCCGCCGTCCGCGCTCGCTGCGGGCGGCCCGCGCCCAGGCGCTCGAGGTCGACCGGCGGCTCACCCTCGCCTGGCCCGACGCGCACTGCGAGCTCGACTTCCGCACCCCGCTCGAGCTGCTCGTGGCCACGGTCCTCTCGGCGCAGACGACCGACAAGCGGGTCAACGCCGTCACGCCGGAGCTGTTCGCCCGCTACCCGGACGCCGGCTCGTACGCTGGCGCCGACCGCGCCGAGCTCGAGGACCTCCTGCGCCCGCTCGGCTTCTTCCGGGCAAAGGCGCAGTCGCTCATGGGCCTGGGTGCGGCGCTGGTGGCCGACCACGACGGCGTCGTCCCCGGCACGCTCGCCGAGCTCGTGCGGCTGCCGGGGGTGGGTCGCAAGACCGCGAACGTGGTCCTCGGCAACGCGTTCGGCGTGCCGGGCATCACGGTCGACACCCACGTCGGCCGGCTCGCGCGACGGCTGGGCTGGACGGAGGAGAAGGACCCCGTCAAGGTGGAGAGCCGCATGGCCGAGCTGCTTCCCGCGGAGGTCTGGACGATGGCCTGCCACCGGCTGATCTTCCACGGACGGCGCGTGTGCCACTCGCGGCGGCCGGCGTGCGGGGCGTGCGTGCTGGCCGACCTGTGCCCGTCCTACGGCGAGGGGGAGACCGACCCGGAACGGGCGCAGGCGCTGGTGAGCCGGGGCTGACGGGGCGCTCAGCGCCCCACGGGCGCGTGCTCCGTGAGGAAGGCCAGCAGCAGGTCGCTGACGGCGTCCGAGGCCTCCTCGGGCAGGAAGTGCCCGGCGTCGTCGAGGACCTCCTGGCGCAGGGGCGCGCGGACGAGGTCCGCGTCCCGACCGAACGCGCGAGCGCCCATGAGGGGGTCCTGGCGGCCGCGGACGGTGAGGACCGGCACCCGGACCGGCGCGGCGAGCGCCGCGAGGTAGCGCCGGCCGTCGGCACGCGGCGTGGAGCGCGCCAGCCAGCGGAAGTGCTCCATCGCGCTGTGCGCGGCGAACGGCAGGCCCATCGCCTCGGTGTACAGCGCAGCCTGCGAGGTGG
Coding sequences within it:
- a CDS encoding penicillin-binding protein — encoded protein: MSSTPSASGRAVRPLQLLVMLLAFVVVAATGGLLTAALVMPAVGAVGSVSQATTDLFDDLPSELAIPQPSQQSVILDANGSVLATIYADNRVVVPLEEISPYVRDAVVAIEDRRFYDHKGIDPEGMLRALVNNLAGGPLEGASTLTQQYVKNVLIEAGKVAEDPEAIAAATETTLGRKLEEARLAIGLEQQVSKDDILAGYLNLAQFGPSQYGVQAAARYYYSKNASELTIPESAMLAGITQSPARHDPVRNPEGAKIRRDTVLATMRDQGFITQEEFDAAVALPIEEMLNVSATPNGCAAAGNAAYFCEYVVKDLLQNDAWGASAEERRQLLYRGGLVIKTTLDPGKQQAAFESVTASVPINDASGIKMALSSVEPGTGKILAMAQNTNFGSATEEDPSATRVNLNVGRSMGGGVGFQSGSTFKIFTLIEWLRTGHTLNDQVVSNKRMYPRESWNISCNPTYADDYEPNNLEGVGGPRMSVLEATRQSVNLTFVEMANQMDLCGVLDNAARMGVERGDGQPLQPNPSAVLGSNNVTPLSMAEAVATLAAGGVSCEPVAITSVTDRAGNEMPAPEASCSQALEPDIVNGVNHALQRVVTNERGSTGRNAVQPDGRPVAGKTGTANDDSAAWFVGYAPQLASAVWMGHQEGNISMFDAVIAGTYNQYVFGGSYPARTWGAYTARALAGTGHVGFPAAGETALFGERVGVPEVVGRSVADAQAILAAAGLQPVVGGAVFSDWQAGAVAATNPAAGTRVSPGSSVVIVPSAGPAPAPAPAPAPEPPPAEEPPPAEEPPAQPPEDPGNSGNRGEGDG
- a CDS encoding WhiB family transcriptional regulator, with the protein product MKVDDDQTWASRAACAGSEPDALFVRGAAQREVRELCFACPVRMECLADALNSQTTFGVWGGLTERERRALLRRYPEVADWSSWLEREDDELIAELRAQRAPRIIARMRSHTG
- a CDS encoding DUF4177 domain-containing protein — its product is MTTWEYATIPLLIHNTKAILDQWGADGWELVQVVPGPAGSNNLVAYLKRPAGER
- a CDS encoding RidA family protein, encoding MSTGERLAALGLTLPPVAAPVAAYVPAVRYGDLVQTSGQLPLVGGAVTVTGKVGAGVSPEEATAAARTCALNALAAVADLVGDLDEVVRVVKVTGFVASDPSFTGQPGVVNGASELLGEVFGDAGRHARSAVGVPVLPLDAAVEVELLVQVR
- a CDS encoding Crp/Fnr family transcriptional regulator, with translation MFEALAEQDQSELRSVMTETSLRRGEILFNEGDPGDRLYVLIDGKVKLGHTAPDGRENLLAVLGPGEILGELTLFDPGPRSTTATAVAPTHLLELQHKDLMAFLDTRPELAKHMLRALAQRLRRTNTALADLVFSDVPGRVAKALLDLADRFGERTDEGLYVPHELTQEELAQLVGASRETVNKSLAEFVSRGWIRLDGRAVLLLDVDRLRRRAR
- the nth gene encoding endonuclease III, whose amino-acid sequence is MDAAPAVPARRARRPRSLRAARAQALEVDRRLTLAWPDAHCELDFRTPLELLVATVLSAQTTDKRVNAVTPELFARYPDAGSYAGADRAELEDLLRPLGFFRAKAQSLMGLGAALVADHDGVVPGTLAELVRLPGVGRKTANVVLGNAFGVPGITVDTHVGRLARRLGWTEEKDPVKVESRMAELLPAEVWTMACHRLIFHGRRVCHSRRPACGACVLADLCPSYGEGETDPERAQALVSRG